The Aeoliella mucimassa genome includes the window ACCGACTCGAGCTACTGGCCGAGGGCATTCTGGTTACCGAGTTGCCCGCCGACATCGGACCATGGCCCACGAATCTGTCGAACTTCTACTCCACCTTGCGATCTGGCAGCAGCGCTGCGAGTGGGTCGACCACCACTGGTGCGACGAGCCAATCGACCACGGTCACCGGCCCGGTAATTCCCGCGGCCCCCGCACCGTAGCGACTCGCGCGAGGCTGAACTGGCAAGCTACGCCTTGTCGTAACACCAACCACCACCAATCACCAACTCATGCTGGCGAGGCGTAGCTCGTCGGCCTGTTTTCAAAGGACTGCCATGACCAAAACGCAAATCGCGAGCAACTCCATCGACAAGGTGGAGCAAAGCGTGCAAGCCATGTTCTTTCGCTGGGGCGCCCTCGGCGGCGTCGCCCTGTTGTTGGGCTTCGTGATCGAAGGCATCGTGCTCACCGCGCAGGTGCAGGGACTCGACCCCCGCATGCGAGTGGTCGAGTCGCGACTCGAACGCAACTGCCAACTGTTCGACCGCTTGGACAGCAAAGTCGACGAAATCCGCAACGACGTCACCCGACTCTCCACGCTGAACGACGAGCGATAACGGCCATCAATCTTCCCCTCTCTCGCTCGCGGGGAGGCCGTATTTATTTTCCCTCCCCCTTGCGGGGAGGCCATCTCTCTTTCCCCTCCCCCTGGCGGGGAGGGGCTAGGGGAGGGGGGAACCCACGCTCCGCTCCATCATCCCCGACCAACCTCGTACCCACGCTCCGCGTGGGCACACACGACAGACCGCTCTGCGGTCACAGTACCAGCAACACACATGGCCGCGGAGCGGCCGCCTAGGCGTTCCCACGCAGAGCGTGGGAACGAGGTTTATTCATTCATTCATTCAACTCCCAACCCCCAACATCAAACTCCCAACTAATTTCCCCCATGCACATTATCGATCGAGTCAAAGAGCTGCGGCGCGTGCCGGCCAGCGAGTTAAAACCGAACCCGCGGAACTGGCGGATTCATCCTGCTCAGCAGCAAGACGCATTGCGCGGCGTGCTGGCCGATGTTGGTTTTGCCGACGCGGTTGTCGCCCGCGAACTACCCGATGGCACCTTGGAACTAGTCGACGGCCACCTGCGTGCCGAGACGATGGGCGACGCTCTGGTGCCAGTGCTGGTGGTCGACCTCGACGATCAGCAAGCGACCAAAGTGCTGCTGACGCACGACGCTTTGGCCGAGATGGCAACGGTCGATCGCACGAACTTCACCAGCCTGATGGGCGACGTGACCTTCGAACACGATTCGGTGATCGCAATGCTCGAGAAGCTCGAAGCGGAGACCCCCAGCCCAACGACCGAAGACCACCGCCCCGAAGTCGAGATCCCCGAGCTGTATCAAGTGGTCGCCGAGTGCGAGAACGAACTCGAACAACAGTCGCTCTACGAACGCCTACGCGACGAAGGCTACAAGTGCCGCGTCCTGTCGTTGTAAACGATATGCCTTTACTCGTTTATTTCCCCTCCCCCTTGCGGGGAGGGGCGAGGGGAGGGGGGCGAACCCACGCAGCGCTCCACCATCTCCAACCTCGTACCCACGCTCCGCGTGGGCACAAACGAAAGACCGCTCTGCGGTCATTGCACCAGCCATAGGCAACACACATGGCCGCGGAGCGGCCGCCTAGGCGTTCCCACGCGGAGCGTGGGAACGAGGTTTATTCGTTCAACCCCCAACCCCCAACCCCCAACCTCCAACCTCCAACCTCCAACTCCCCATGCATATCTCCCTTTCCTGTCCAGTGCACGAGTCGTTTCGCGTGCAGCAACTGGCCGGCATGTTCGACGTGCCGTTGGCCGAGCGATTGACCGAGTCGTTCGAAGTCGAACTGCCCGGCGACGACGAGCCCTGGCAAGTCGGGCTGATCGTCGGCCCCAGCGGCAGCGGCAAAACGAGCGTCGCCCGCCGTGCGTTTGGCGACTCGTTCTACACCGAGCGGCCCTGGCCGACCGACCGGGCGGTGATCGACGGCTTCGGCGACCTGTCGGTCCGCCAGACTACCGAGCTGCTAACAGCGGTCGGGCTTAGCTCGCCGCCGTCGTGGATTAAACCGTATCAGGTGCTCTCCAACGGCGAACGCTTCCGCTGCGACCTGGCCCGAAGCCTCGCGTCCACGAGTCACACGAACGATCGAGGGGAGGCCAAACCAATTTCCTCTGCGACGCGCGGGGAGGCCGTATCTCTTTCCCCTCCCCCTGGCGGGGAGGGGCGAGGGGAGGGGGGCAAACCACCGAGAAAAATCGTCGCCTTCGACGAGTTCACCAGCGTGGTCGATCGCAACGTGGCCAAGGTCTGCTCGGCCGCGGTCGCTCGGGCGGTGCGTCAACAGCGGGTCGCGTGTCGATTCGTCGCGGTCACTTGTCACTACGACGTGGCCGAGTGGCTCGAGGCCGATTGGGTGCTCGACATGGCGAGTCGCACGCTCACGCGGAGGTGTCTTCGGCGACCCCCCGTCGAGTTACAAGTACACCGCACCGACGCTCGTGCGTGGCCGCTGTTTGCGCGCCATCACTATCTAAGTGGTTCGCTCGCTCCGCAAAGCGAGTGCTACCTGACCACCTGGCAAGGCGAGCCGGTGAACTTCTGCGCTACGATTCCGGTGATCGGTTATCGCGGCCGTCGACGCTTCACCCGCATCGTCACGCTGCCCGACTACCAAGGCATCGGCATCGGCATGCGAAGCGTCGCCGCGGTGGCCGAGTTGCATCGCCAGCGCGGGCATCGCGTGAGTGTCACCAGCAGCCACCCCGCACTTATCGGGCATTGCCGGCGGTCGATGCGTTGGAAAGCAGTAAGCGTCAAGAAAGCTGGCCAGGCGAAACGCCACGGCAGCGGATTCAGCAACTATCGCAGCAGCACCGGGCGAGCGGTCGTGTCGTTCGCGTACCTCGGTGAGCCTTCCCCACTACAAATCCAACAGGAAATCGCATGAACGAATCGCAACAACAACATGTCGTCGGCACGCTGCAACTTGGTTGCCCGCTCGACACGGCCGTCGAACTGGCCGGCATCGAACAGCAGAGTCTTCAGGACGAGATGCTCGCGAACCCGGCGTTTGCTCGTCGCGTGCTGCAAGCGCGGGCGACGCCGGAGATTCGCCATATGGAGTCGATTCGCAAAGCGGCCGACGACGTGAAGAACTGGCGGGCGAGCGTGTGGTGGCTCGAGCGTGTGATGCCCGATCGCTATGGCCGCCGGGCTCCGAACACGGTGCCGGAGGCCGACTTCGAGAAGTTCGTCGCCGAGTTGATCGAACTGGTGAGCAGCGAAGTCCGCGACCATCGCGATCACGACCGGTTGGTCGCCCGCATCCGAGGACTCGAAGCCCGCAAGAAAGTGTCCGCTGCGGAAAGCGAACCGGAGACCGACGAAGCGTCGTAACCTGCTTCCGGTATCACAAGCGTCCCCTATTGCCAACATCCATGGAACTAACGAGCTGATGATGAACAACTCCGAAGCCAAACGTACGACCCTGACGCACGCGACAACGCAGCGATGGTGGTCGCGGCTTGCCCGTGGTTTGGAAACCGCACTGCGGCGGCGAACTTCGGCCAGCGAGTCAGTCGACCTGCTGCATTGGGGCCGGCAGTACTTGCCCACGCACTTCGTAGCACCTCCGTCGGGCATGCATCGCTGGCTGGCGGGCGAGCTCAATACGCTTCATGCCCGCCGCGGTACGAAGCTCAACGTTATCGGCCCCCGCGGCGGGGCCAAGTCGACCATTGCCACGTTGGCCTATGTGTTACGCATGGCGTGCGAGGCGCGGGAGCCTTACGTTTGGATCGTCTCCGACACGCGCCAGCAGGCGCAGATTCATCTGGAGAACGTCAAGGCAGAACTATCGGGCAACCCGCGCCTCGCCGCTCGTTATCCGCTCGCTTGCCGGCCAGGTGGTCGCTGGCAAGCGGCCGCGGTGGAGTTGGCCAACGGGGTCGCGCTCGAAGCCTATGGCACCGGGCAACGCATTCGAGGCCGCCGCCGCAACGAGCATCGCCCCACGCTGATCGTCTGCGACGACATCCAAAACGACGGGCACATGTCGAGCGGGCTGCAGCGGGCCAGCTCGCGCGATTGGTTCCATGGCACGCTGCTCAAGGCCGGCACGCCGAACACCAACGTGGTGAATCTGGCCACGGCTTTGCATCGCGACGCGCTCGCCATGCAACTGCAAACCACGCCTGGTTGGCACTCGCGATTGTTTCGGGCGATCGAGCGCTGGCCGCGCCGCGATGATCTGTGGCAACACTGGCAGCAGCTTTACGACAAAGCGACCGACCAGGCTGCCACCGACACTGCCCGCGAGTTTTACGAACGCCATCGCGAGCAAATGGAAGCAGGCGCCGAGCTGCTATGGCCGGAAGTCGAAGACCTTTACACGCTGATGACGATGCGGTGCGAGAGTGGTCGCACCGCGTTCGAACGCGAGAAGCAAGGCGCGCCGATCGACCCCGACGGCTGCGAATGGCCCGAGGAATATTTTGGTGAGCATCTGTGGTTCGACACCTGGCCCGACGACGTGCGGTTGCGAACCATCGCGCTCGATCCGAGCAAAGGAACCGATGCCCGCCGCGGCGATTACTCGGCCTACGCCATGTTGGCCATCGGCAGCGATGGCACGCTGTACGTCGAGGCCGACCTTGCCCGTCGGGGCACGCCGCAGATGGTGACCGACGGAGTCGCGCTGTGCGAGCGGTTTCGCCCCGCGGTGTTCGGCGTCGAGGCCAACCAATGGCAAGAGCTGCTCGAAGCGGAGTTCGTCGCCGAGTTCCGCCGGCAAGGACGCTGGGACATCCAACCAGCGGCGATCACCAACACGACGAACAAGCAAGTCCGCATCCGTCGACTCGGTCCCTATCTATCGCGGCGGCGACTGCGATTCAAACGCGACTCCCCCTCCACCCGGCTGCTCGTCGACCAACTCCGCGACTTCCCCGGCGGCACCCACGACGACGGCCCCGACGCCCTCGAAATGGCCCTGCGACTAGCGGAGGAATTATGGCGGTAGAAATGTTATTTCACTCCCCAATAACAACCTCGTACCCACGCTCCGCGTGGGCACAGACGAAAGACCGCTCTGCGGTCACAGAACCAGCCATATTCAACACACATGGCCGCGGAGCGGCCGCCTAGTCATTCCCACGCGGAGCGTGGGAACGAGGGAGTACTACTATTCCCCCTCCCCCTTGCGGGGAGGGGCTAGGGGAGGGGGGGCACGCAGTGCTTCACCACTACCAACCACTACCAACCTCGTACCCACGCTCCGCGTGGGCACACCCGCAAGACCGCTCTGCGGTCACAGAACCAGCCATATTCAACACACATGGCCGCGGAGCGGCCGCCATGGCATTCCCACGCGGAGCGTGGGAACGAGGGTGTGAGTCATTTCCTACAAGCAATCACAACCAACAATCACCCTATCCAAGGAGAGTCCTATGAAGAGCGACCATCTGGTTCACCAGCGGTTGCAGGAAGCGTTTGAGCTGTTGTGGAGCGACTTTGTCGATCCGCGCGATGCGTTTGCTGGCGACGACGGGTTGGCCTGGCAGGAGCTTTCGGCCGGCGCGGCGACCAGTCCCATCGCGGCCGAGCGTCTGGCCGACGTTCGTCAGCAGTGTCGTGAGCTGCTGGTCAGTAACGAGTTCGCCATCAACGGCATCGAGAATCGCATTAGCTACATCGTTGGACCTGGGCATACTTACCAGGCGGTGGTGCGAAAGCATGCGACCGCGCCCGAGTCGCTGGCCAGCGAGGTGCAGCAGGTGATCGATGAGTTTCTCGAGACCAACGACTGGCACAATCGCCAGCA containing:
- a CDS encoding ParB N-terminal domain-containing protein is translated as MHIIDRVKELRRVPASELKPNPRNWRIHPAQQQDALRGVLADVGFADAVVARELPDGTLELVDGHLRAETMGDALVPVLVVDLDDQQATKVLLTHDALAEMATVDRTNFTSLMGDVTFEHDSVIAMLEKLEAETPSPTTEDHRPEVEIPELYQVVAECENELEQQSLYERLRDEGYKCRVLSL
- a CDS encoding ABC transporter ATP-binding protein; the encoded protein is MHISLSCPVHESFRVQQLAGMFDVPLAERLTESFEVELPGDDEPWQVGLIVGPSGSGKTSVARRAFGDSFYTERPWPTDRAVIDGFGDLSVRQTTELLTAVGLSSPPSWIKPYQVLSNGERFRCDLARSLASTSHTNDRGEAKPISSATRGEAVSLSPPPGGEGRGEGGKPPRKIVAFDEFTSVVDRNVAKVCSAAVARAVRQQRVACRFVAVTCHYDVAEWLEADWVLDMASRTLTRRCLRRPPVELQVHRTDARAWPLFARHHYLSGSLAPQSECYLTTWQGEPVNFCATIPVIGYRGRRRFTRIVTLPDYQGIGIGMRSVAAVAELHRQRGHRVSVTSSHPALIGHCRRSMRWKAVSVKKAGQAKRHGSGFSNYRSSTGRAVVSFAYLGEPSPLQIQQEIA